A genomic stretch from Corynebacterium terpenotabidum Y-11 includes:
- the sigE gene encoding RNA polymerase sigma factor SigE: protein MEPMIRAPHSDSSSTGPISGTEAFDRGDAEMPGWGDLVAEHADGVYRLAYSLSGNRQDAEDLTQDTFMRVFRSLKSYRPGTFEGWLHRITTNLFLDMVRHRSTVRMEALPEDYERVAGQDPGPERVYEFTHLDPALNRALDDLSPEFRVAVVLCDGLDLSYEEIADTLGLKMGTVRSRIHRARAQLRAALERNAGELSYVAGR, encoded by the coding sequence ATGGAACCCATGATCCGCGCACCGCACTCCGACAGCTCCTCCACCGGACCGATTTCCGGAACAGAGGCCTTCGACCGTGGCGACGCCGAGATGCCGGGGTGGGGAGACCTTGTCGCCGAGCATGCGGACGGGGTGTACCGGCTGGCCTACAGCCTCAGCGGTAACCGGCAGGACGCCGAGGATCTCACCCAGGACACGTTCATGCGCGTATTCCGCTCTCTGAAGTCCTACCGCCCCGGAACTTTCGAGGGGTGGCTCCACCGGATCACCACCAATCTCTTCCTCGACATGGTCCGCCACCGGTCCACGGTGCGCATGGAGGCTCTGCCGGAGGACTACGAGCGCGTTGCCGGACAGGATCCGGGACCGGAACGTGTCTACGAGTTCACCCACCTGGATCCGGCCCTGAACCGGGCCCTCGACGATCTCAGCCCGGAGTTCCGCGTCGCCGTGGTCCTCTGCGACGGTCTCGACCTGAGCTACGAGGAGATCGCCGACACCCTCGGACTGAAGATGGGGACCGTGCGGTCCAGGATCCACCGGGCACGGGCTCAGCTCCGTGCGGCACTCGAACGCAACGCCGGGGAGTTGAGCTATGTGGCCGGGCGGTGA
- a CDS encoding amino acid permease: MSTSPDSSARRDTAEIRDELGHGLRTRHLTMMGLGSAVGAGLFLGTGVGIRAAGPAVLISYLVAGIVVVFVMRMLGELAAARPASGTFATYARQAFGGWAGFSLGWLYWFMLIMVMGTEITGAGAIMGSWFGVDGWIPGLVCVVLFTVVNLFAVRGFGEFEYWFSFVKVAVIIFFLVIGVLLIFGWLPGHEAVGTDNFTPFAPEGISGISAGLLAVAFAFGGIEIVTIAAAESDQPRQAITAAVHAVVWRILVFYLGSVLVITALLDRSTLDQAEGAADSPFTRVLSMADVPAIVGIMEIVIVLALLSAFNAQIYGTSRLMYSFAWQGNAPKIFRKISGQRVPVAAVTCSLVFAFISVGLQLWGPDDLITLLFNAVGGCLLVIWVMIVLSELKLRPEMEQEGSLTLRIWWWPVLPVATLVALTGLTVLMLFDASARDQVYTVAVGFGLLAALGFWVTRHHSDQETDILRDRSAEAAVQ, encoded by the coding sequence ATGAGCACTTCACCTGACAGTTCCGCCCGACGGGACACCGCCGAGATCCGGGACGAGCTGGGCCACGGCCTGCGCACCCGGCATCTGACGATGATGGGACTGGGTTCCGCCGTCGGCGCGGGCCTGTTCCTCGGCACCGGTGTCGGTATCAGGGCCGCTGGACCGGCGGTCCTCATCTCCTATCTCGTGGCCGGCATCGTCGTCGTCTTCGTCATGCGGATGCTCGGCGAACTCGCTGCGGCACGACCGGCGTCCGGAACGTTCGCCACCTACGCCCGCCAGGCTTTCGGCGGATGGGCCGGATTTTCCCTCGGCTGGCTGTACTGGTTCATGCTCATCATGGTGATGGGGACGGAGATCACCGGTGCCGGGGCGATCATGGGCAGCTGGTTCGGGGTGGATGGCTGGATCCCCGGGCTCGTGTGCGTGGTCCTGTTCACCGTGGTCAACCTGTTCGCCGTCCGCGGTTTCGGAGAGTTCGAGTACTGGTTCTCCTTCGTCAAGGTGGCGGTGATCATCTTCTTCCTGGTGATCGGCGTGCTGCTCATCTTCGGGTGGCTGCCCGGGCACGAGGCGGTCGGCACCGACAACTTCACCCCCTTCGCACCGGAGGGGATATCCGGTATCTCCGCCGGTCTGCTCGCCGTGGCCTTCGCCTTCGGTGGTATCGAGATCGTCACCATCGCCGCGGCGGAGTCCGACCAACCCCGTCAGGCGATCACCGCCGCCGTCCACGCCGTGGTCTGGCGCATCCTGGTCTTCTACCTGGGATCCGTGCTGGTCATCACCGCTCTGCTGGACCGCTCCACCCTGGATCAGGCCGAGGGCGCAGCGGATTCCCCCTTCACCCGCGTCCTGAGCATGGCCGATGTTCCAGCCATCGTCGGCATCATGGAGATCGTCATCGTCCTGGCCCTGCTCTCCGCGTTCAACGCACAGATCTACGGCACCTCCCGACTGATGTACTCCTTCGCCTGGCAGGGCAATGCCCCGAAGATCTTCCGGAAGATCTCCGGTCAGCGGGTCCCGGTCGCCGCCGTCACCTGTTCGCTGGTGTTCGCCTTCATTTCGGTGGGGCTGCAGCTGTGGGGGCCGGATGACCTCATCACCCTGCTGTTCAACGCCGTCGGCGGTTGCCTGCTGGTGATCTGGGTGATGATCGTGCTCTCCGAGCTGAAGCTGCGCCCGGAGATGGAGCAGGAGGGATCCCTGACGCTGCGGATCTGGTGGTGGCCTGTCCTCCCCGTCGCCACGCTCGTGGCACTGACCGGACTCACCGTGCTCATGCTCTTCGACGCGTCCGCCCGCGATCAGGTCTACACCGTCGCCGTCGGCTTCGGGCTGCTCGCTGCGCTGGGTTTCTGGGTGACCCGTCACCACAGCGACCAGGAGACGGATATCCTGCGCGACCGGTCCGCGGAGGCCGCGGTCCAGTAG
- a CDS encoding methyltransferase domain-containing protein translates to MLSDVIDLLADPVDGTPLRAGDEAWRTLVSESGHSYDIARQGYVTLAGGAGLRYSGDDADMITAREAFLAGGHFAPFVEAVSDHVADVLDDAHVAEEDRPAIVEIGAGTGYYLAHTLDAIPNSRGIGIDVSVPAARRLASCHRRVGAVVADAWSRLPLRDDCIDAMTVIFAPRNAAEFSRVLTPEGQVVVLTPDAGHLAELRAPLGIIDVEEGKVDRMISQASGFLVPVSDPEHVEFTMNLDQASIAAQIGMSPSARHIHPTVLAERIAALPPVMEVTARAAVTRLGRDPRTLGFNGS, encoded by the coding sequence GTGCTGTCCGACGTCATCGATCTGCTCGCCGATCCGGTCGACGGAACCCCGCTCCGCGCCGGGGACGAGGCCTGGCGCACCCTCGTCTCTGAATCTGGCCACAGCTACGATATCGCTCGGCAGGGCTATGTCACTCTCGCCGGAGGAGCGGGCCTGCGGTACTCCGGTGACGACGCCGACATGATCACCGCCCGTGAAGCCTTCCTCGCCGGGGGACATTTCGCCCCCTTCGTGGAGGCGGTCTCCGACCACGTCGCCGATGTCCTCGACGACGCCCACGTCGCCGAGGAGGACCGGCCCGCGATCGTCGAGATCGGTGCGGGGACCGGCTACTACCTCGCGCACACCCTTGACGCGATCCCCAACTCTCGGGGTATCGGCATCGACGTCTCCGTTCCGGCGGCGCGGCGCCTGGCATCCTGCCACCGGAGGGTCGGCGCCGTCGTCGCCGACGCCTGGTCCCGGCTGCCGCTGCGTGACGACTGCATCGACGCGATGACGGTGATCTTCGCCCCCCGCAATGCCGCGGAGTTCTCCCGTGTCCTCACCCCGGAAGGGCAGGTCGTGGTCCTCACCCCGGACGCCGGTCACCTTGCGGAGCTGCGCGCCCCGCTCGGCATCATCGACGTCGAGGAGGGGAAGGTCGACCGGATGATCAGTCAGGCATCCGGGTTCCTCGTCCCCGTCTCCGATCCGGAGCATGTCGAGTTCACCATGAACCTCGACCAGGCGTCCATCGCCGCCCAGATCGGGATGAGCCCGTCGGCACGGCATATCCATCCGACCGTGCTGGCCGAACGGATCGCCGCCCTGCCGCCGGTCATGGAGGTCACTGCCCGTGCCGCCGTTACTCGGCTGGGTCGCGATCCGCGGACCCTGGGGTTCAACGGCTCCTGA
- a CDS encoding LOG family protein produces the protein MAPIRSQNDRSADRTPFSYQGPVLRRGEGRRIAPTTTTDQRLLSEQPDTDWLHTDPWRVMRIQSEFVEGFGALAEIPQAVTVWGSARVSEDHPWYVLGVETGRLLHEAGYAVITGGGPGIMEAANRGCAEAGGLSVGLGIELPHEQGMNDWVDLGLNFRYFFVRKTMFLKYAQAFICLPGGFGTLDELFEALVMVQTGKIGRFPIVLIGTDYWAGLVDWIRARMVAEGLVSASDPDLFLLTDDPAAAVAHVDAGCAGHSGA, from the coding sequence GTGGCACCTATCCGATCTCAGAACGACCGGTCCGCTGACCGGACCCCCTTCTCCTACCAGGGCCCGGTGCTGCGCCGCGGCGAAGGCCGTCGCATCGCCCCGACGACGACCACCGATCAACGGCTGCTCAGTGAACAGCCGGACACCGACTGGCTGCACACCGACCCCTGGCGGGTCATGCGCATCCAGTCCGAATTCGTCGAGGGCTTCGGCGCACTGGCCGAGATCCCGCAGGCCGTCACGGTGTGGGGCTCCGCCCGCGTCAGCGAGGACCACCCCTGGTACGTGCTGGGGGTGGAGACCGGACGCCTGCTCCACGAGGCAGGCTACGCGGTCATCACCGGCGGTGGCCCCGGCATCATGGAAGCGGCGAACCGGGGTTGTGCCGAGGCCGGCGGACTGTCCGTCGGCCTGGGCATCGAGCTCCCTCACGAACAGGGAATGAACGACTGGGTGGACCTCGGACTGAACTTCCGCTATTTCTTCGTCCGCAAGACCATGTTCCTCAAGTACGCCCAGGCGTTCATCTGCCTGCCCGGCGGCTTCGGCACCCTCGACGAGCTTTTCGAGGCGCTGGTGATGGTCCAGACCGGGAAGATCGGCAGGTTCCCCATCGTCCTCATCGGAACGGACTACTGGGCGGGTCTGGTCGACTGGATCCGGGCGCGCATGGTCGCCGAAGGATTGGTCAGTGCCTCGGACCCGGACCTCTTCCTGCTCACTGATGACCCGGCCGCCGCCGTGGCACATGTTGACGCCGGTTGCGCCGGACATTCAGGTGCCTGA
- a CDS encoding M17 family metallopeptidase, which yields MTDHVTALPDLPRPVPNLTCGATVTGSEVIDCRLLVQSDPAPDARLAADGAWEIGVPESTVPLTDFLAPEEDPRILDDGWRTAGATLLRRLTALVEAHPVKAKRHLVQIRVPESTTRRHLRNLAQGLAAAGSPVTLSRKDSGPVVRDIRVDLTDVAPEIAAAADRELRLGGILGAATALARDLDAVPDGARTADWWRTTARSMVGGLPGLRVKVRGPGWLERKGFQALRSVSADPLESAALVEIIWDPAAADGDLTDERPDTVLVGGGAVAATVRALAQLRSPRKVLGLVPVTGVLRAPHPPLPGRPDEIIEHLGGLTTQLNIAGEEAHRLQLAARLATADTVAHAARRYRPRRIVTVGPTTVAAKVALGTRTGALFCPDDTLARRITLRGAKVGERWWPMPLVADLQSAVSSEAADLTGEPTGPAALAAALYLDRFSGDIPLIHLDTAGPAVADAPTPDTGRGPTGFAARSLVEWLRK from the coding sequence GTGACTGACCACGTCACCGCACTTCCCGACCTTCCCCGCCCGGTACCGAACCTCACCTGCGGGGCCACCGTCACCGGTTCCGAGGTCATCGACTGCCGCCTGCTGGTCCAGTCCGACCCGGCCCCGGACGCCAGGCTCGCCGCTGACGGCGCGTGGGAGATCGGCGTCCCGGAGAGCACGGTGCCGCTGACTGACTTTCTCGCCCCGGAAGAGGACCCCCGCATCCTCGACGACGGCTGGCGGACCGCCGGTGCCACCCTCCTCCGACGGCTCACTGCCCTGGTCGAGGCGCATCCGGTGAAGGCGAAGCGGCACCTGGTGCAGATCCGAGTGCCGGAATCCACCACCCGACGTCACCTCCGCAACCTCGCGCAGGGGCTTGCCGCCGCCGGCAGCCCGGTCACCCTGTCGCGCAAGGATTCCGGTCCGGTGGTCCGTGACATCCGGGTGGACCTCACCGACGTTGCGCCGGAGATCGCGGCGGCGGCCGACCGGGAGCTGCGTCTCGGCGGGATCCTCGGTGCCGCGACCGCGCTGGCGCGGGACCTCGACGCGGTTCCCGACGGTGCCCGCACCGCGGACTGGTGGCGGACCACCGCCAGGTCGATGGTCGGCGGGCTTCCCGGACTGCGGGTGAAGGTCCGCGGTCCCGGCTGGCTGGAACGCAAGGGATTCCAGGCTCTCCGGTCGGTCAGTGCCGATCCGCTCGAGAGTGCCGCGCTCGTCGAGATCATCTGGGATCCGGCGGCGGCCGACGGTGATCTCACCGATGAACGGCCGGACACTGTGCTGGTCGGCGGTGGGGCGGTCGCCGCGACAGTGCGCGCCCTCGCCCAGCTCCGTTCTCCCCGCAAGGTGCTCGGTCTTGTGCCGGTGACCGGGGTCCTGCGTGCGCCGCATCCGCCGCTGCCGGGCCGCCCGGACGAGATCATCGAGCACCTCGGCGGGCTCACCACCCAGCTCAATATCGCTGGTGAGGAGGCGCACCGACTGCAGCTCGCCGCCCGCCTCGCCACGGCGGACACGGTGGCTCACGCCGCCCGTCGCTACCGGCCCCGACGGATTGTCACCGTAGGGCCCACCACCGTTGCCGCGAAGGTCGCCCTGGGTACCCGTACCGGGGCACTGTTCTGTCCGGACGACACCCTGGCCCGCCGGATCACGCTGCGCGGCGCCAAAGTGGGGGAGCGGTGGTGGCCGATGCCACTGGTCGCCGACCTGCAGTCGGCGGTGTCCTCCGAGGCGGCGGATCTCACCGGTGAGCCGACCGGCCCGGCCGCGCTCGCGGCCGCCCTGTACCTCGACCGGTTCAGCGGCGATATCCCACTGATCCATCTCGACACCGCCGGCCCCGCCGTCGCGGACGCCCCGACCCCGGACACTGGACGGGGTCCGACCGGTTTCGCCGCCCGGAGCCTTGTAGAGTGGCTCCGGAAGTAG
- a CDS encoding hydrolase encodes MNRFRPELHVTAETGVLEAPAGAVRQGNTLHVFHQFRPTPESGARWAHQVATDLPYGWDVCDDVLAPLSDEIDCLAGSSVAVGDGVVELFFVVTTPAMDTTDATDADHRSLLGSRVPHDRRGSRDFRIHRARISDLDLISEDISDDPSVVRQEVERLGQVTVDDRLRPVTALVTPSVVRDGDRWLMIALDLVDDTAATIVVLTSEDRQHWTVQGALEIYGDPGIPAGRPFAPRITRMTDEFTDDRRDVLFITYPTSPTDASGGETAGYLVGTLDGTRFTVESGFRVFDHGHDFTRPRVVHGPQPVILGLVGTFPGPKAGTWANCLSVPRFLSLRDGHLYQDIVGVPSAVRSYTDRGAVFTAQLDVSRGAVTVSVIDDTDRVLATVRHSGDRVEVDRPRADGTSDLRTATLADGDSDTLTVVVDGPVCEVFADGGLVSLTSALSGSTGFARFQVDTSGGARVLSAMESLGRRLQRRLARLDSPEEQERLIAEAALAERDLAAGIDPADIPDDPR; translated from the coding sequence GTGAACCGCTTTCGACCTGAACTCCACGTGACCGCGGAAACCGGTGTCCTTGAGGCCCCTGCCGGAGCGGTCCGGCAGGGTAACACCCTCCACGTCTTCCACCAGTTCCGTCCCACCCCGGAATCGGGAGCCCGGTGGGCACACCAGGTAGCCACCGATCTGCCCTACGGGTGGGATGTCTGCGACGACGTCCTCGCACCGCTCAGCGACGAGATCGACTGCCTCGCCGGGTCCTCGGTGGCCGTCGGTGACGGCGTCGTCGAACTCTTCTTCGTGGTGACGACGCCCGCGATGGACACGACGGACGCGACGGACGCCGACCACCGGTCACTGCTCGGTTCCCGGGTGCCGCACGACCGCCGTGGCTCGCGCGACTTCCGGATCCACCGGGCCAGGATCTCCGACCTCGACCTCATCTCCGAGGACATCTCCGACGACCCCAGTGTGGTCCGTCAGGAGGTTGAGCGGCTCGGTCAGGTGACTGTGGACGACCGGCTCCGTCCGGTCACCGCCCTGGTGACGCCGAGCGTGGTCCGCGACGGTGACCGGTGGCTCATGATCGCGCTCGACCTCGTCGACGACACCGCCGCGACCATTGTGGTTCTCACCTCGGAGGACCGACAGCACTGGACGGTCCAGGGAGCCCTGGAGATCTACGGCGACCCGGGGATTCCGGCCGGTCGGCCCTTCGCACCACGGATCACCCGGATGACCGACGAGTTCACCGACGACCGTCGGGACGTCCTGTTCATCACCTACCCCACCTCCCCGACCGACGCCTCGGGCGGAGAGACTGCCGGATACCTGGTGGGGACGCTCGACGGTACGCGATTCACGGTGGAGTCCGGGTTCCGGGTCTTCGACCACGGCCATGACTTCACCCGCCCCCGGGTCGTCCACGGCCCGCAGCCGGTGATCCTGGGACTGGTGGGGACGTTCCCCGGTCCGAAGGCCGGAACCTGGGCGAACTGCCTGTCGGTCCCCCGCTTCCTGTCGCTGCGCGACGGCCACCTCTACCAGGACATCGTCGGGGTCCCGAGCGCTGTCCGGTCCTACACGGACCGCGGCGCGGTGTTCACCGCACAGCTCGATGTGAGTCGTGGCGCCGTGACCGTCTCCGTCATCGATGACACCGACCGGGTACTGGCCACCGTCCGGCATTCCGGAGACCGGGTCGAGGTCGACCGACCCAGGGCTGACGGCACCTCTGACCTCCGCACCGCCACCCTCGCCGACGGTGACTCCGACACCCTCACCGTCGTCGTCGACGGTCCGGTGTGCGAGGTGTTCGCCGACGGCGGCCTGGTCTCACTGACCAGTGCACTGTCCGGATCCACCGGCTTCGCCCGTTTCCAGGTGGATACCTCCGGCGGTGCCCGGGTGCTCTCCGCGATGGAGTCACTGGGACGGCGCCTACAGCGACGGCTGGCCCGGCTCGACAGTCCGGAGGAACAGGAACGGCTCATCGCCGAGGCAGCCCTCGCCGAGCGTGACCTCGCCGCCGGTATCGACCCGGCGGATATCCCCGACGATCCCCGCTGA
- a CDS encoding anti-sigma factor, with the protein MTTETVAALVDGELSCGAEDRAKIHLSRCRECREEVRIQRQAADRIRRQAGTMDEVRAPGSLLDRLVGIPASCAGTDGTEHPESGYPSVGVDGCRRPETLGDRLSASVRRALRVSHQERGRR; encoded by the coding sequence TTGACGACGGAGACGGTAGCTGCCCTTGTCGACGGGGAACTCAGCTGCGGGGCCGAGGACCGGGCGAAGATCCACCTGTCCCGGTGCCGGGAGTGTCGGGAGGAGGTCCGGATTCAGCGGCAGGCGGCTGACCGGATACGTCGGCAGGCCGGGACAATGGACGAGGTCAGGGCGCCCGGATCGCTGCTGGACCGGCTGGTGGGTATCCCCGCGTCCTGTGCCGGCACCGACGGTACGGAGCACCCGGAGTCCGGGTACCCCTCCGTCGGGGTCGATGGGTGCCGTCGACCGGAGACCCTGGGGGACCGGTTGTCGGCGTCGGTGCGTCGGGCACTACGCGTGTCGCATCAGGAGAGGGGTCGGCGGTAG
- a CDS encoding DedA family protein — protein MNAITDFYHSVTDVEHIVASFGLIGIALILFAETGLLIGFFLPGDSLLFVAGLFTGGSDPVFPLWQLLLVANVFAVIGDQTGYQIGRWSGPPILRSRAARIIGEKNIDKAREFFETRGPHAVILARFVPIVRTIVPVLAGISGMERRRFIPYNIIGGVLWASIIPIAGHFLGDIEIIRAHVDLIIIGLVALSVIPLVLEWWRGRRAAQKATPVPTPPPAA, from the coding sequence GTGAATGCGATCACCGATTTCTACCACAGTGTCACCGACGTCGAACACATCGTCGCCAGCTTCGGCCTCATCGGCATCGCCCTGATTCTGTTCGCGGAAACGGGCCTGCTCATCGGGTTCTTCCTCCCCGGTGATTCGCTGTTGTTCGTCGCCGGTCTCTTCACCGGCGGCAGTGACCCGGTCTTCCCGCTGTGGCAACTCCTCCTGGTGGCCAACGTCTTCGCCGTCATCGGTGACCAGACCGGGTACCAGATCGGCAGGTGGTCAGGTCCGCCGATCCTGCGGTCCCGTGCCGCCCGGATCATCGGTGAGAAGAACATCGACAAGGCCCGGGAGTTCTTCGAGACCCGTGGGCCGCACGCCGTGATCCTCGCCCGGTTCGTCCCGATCGTGCGCACCATCGTGCCGGTCCTGGCCGGCATCAGCGGTATGGAACGGCGCCGGTTCATCCCCTACAACATCATCGGTGGCGTGCTCTGGGCCAGCATCATCCCGATCGCCGGTCACTTCCTCGGCGACATCGAGATCATCCGTGCCCACGTGGACCTCATCATCATCGGTCTGGTGGCGCTGTCCGTCATCCCGCTGGTACTCGAATGGTGGCGTGGCCGACGTGCCGCCCAGAAGGCTACGCCGGTGCCGACCCCGCCGCCCGCTGCCTGA
- the dapE gene encoding succinyl-diaminopimelate desuccinylase, with protein sequence MTAQKPVPRLDLTAGPVELTAALVDIPSTSHEEDTIADALERAFTAVALPGVTVDRHGNTLVVRTHRGLPTRVVLAGHIDTVPPADNLPSRRAPDATGADSIHGLGSVDMKSGDAVYIHAFVTLATSADLVHDLTLVLYDGEEVASRYNGLRMVSEAHPDWLAGDVALLGEPSGAVIEAGCQGTLRVRVTAHGTRAHSARSWLGDNAAHRLSPVIARVAAYHPRDVDIDGCVYREGLNVVHLESGVATNTVPDEAWMFVNFRFAPDRSADAALAHTLEVLGVGTPEDPAEGFTLEIDDLSPAALPGLHQPAAAALVAATGGNVRAKYGWTDVSRFAALGIPAVNFGPGDPGLCHTPQENCPVEMITTVSDQLLRYLTTPA encoded by the coding sequence ATGACTGCACAGAAGCCCGTCCCCCGACTCGACCTGACCGCGGGGCCGGTGGAACTCACCGCCGCCCTGGTCGATATCCCCAGCACCTCCCACGAGGAGGACACGATCGCCGATGCGCTGGAGCGGGCGTTCACTGCGGTGGCACTGCCCGGCGTCACCGTGGACCGGCACGGGAATACCCTGGTGGTGCGCACCCACCGTGGACTGCCCACCCGGGTCGTCCTCGCCGGGCACATCGACACCGTCCCCCCGGCCGACAACCTGCCCTCCCGTCGCGCCCCGGACGCCACCGGCGCCGACAGCATCCACGGCCTCGGCTCAGTGGACATGAAGTCCGGGGACGCCGTCTACATCCACGCCTTCGTCACCCTCGCCACCTCGGCGGACCTGGTCCACGATCTCACCCTGGTGCTCTACGACGGGGAAGAGGTGGCGTCGCGCTACAACGGACTGCGGATGGTCTCCGAGGCCCACCCCGACTGGCTGGCCGGTGATGTCGCACTGCTCGGAGAACCCTCCGGGGCGGTCATCGAGGCCGGGTGCCAGGGCACGCTACGGGTGCGGGTCACCGCGCACGGTACCCGGGCACACTCCGCACGCTCCTGGCTCGGGGACAACGCCGCCCACCGGCTCTCCCCGGTGATCGCGCGGGTCGCCGCCTATCACCCGCGGGACGTCGACATCGACGGCTGTGTCTACCGGGAAGGGCTCAATGTGGTGCATCTCGAGTCCGGGGTGGCAACGAACACCGTGCCGGACGAGGCCTGGATGTTCGTGAACTTCCGTTTTGCCCCGGACCGTTCCGCCGACGCAGCGCTCGCCCACACCCTCGAGGTCCTCGGCGTCGGAACCCCGGAGGATCCGGCCGAGGGCTTCACTCTGGAGATCGACGACCTCTCCCCGGCAGCGTTGCCCGGCCTGCACCAGCCCGCAGCAGCCGCGCTCGTCGCCGCGACCGGCGGGAATGTGCGTGCCAAGTACGGCTGGACCGATGTGTCCCGCTTCGCCGCCCTTGGCATCCCCGCGGTGAATTTCGGCCCCGGCGACCCCGGTCTCTGTCACACCCCGCAGGAGAACTGCCCGGTCGAGATGATCACGACCGTGAGCGACCAGCTGCTGCGCTACCTCACCACCCCTGCCTGA
- the dapD gene encoding 2,3,4,5-tetrahydropyridine-2,6-dicarboxylate N-succinyltransferase: protein MTAAYGTGIATLTPDNTVLDVWYPEFGLGDAPATPLDLSHLEEEDADRGVHRTVVHTVIADLDAAPVDAADAYLRLHLISGRVLQPHGCNLDGVFGTLSNVVWTNFGPCAVDGFEATRAKLSARGRVTVYSVDKFPRMVDYVVPSGVRIGDADRVRLGAHLAEGTTVMHEGFVNFNAGTLGSSMVEGRISGGVVVGDGSDVGGGASIMGTLSGGGKEVISIGERCLLGANSGVGVSLGDDCVVEAGLYVTFGTKVSVNGETVKASQLSGVPNLLFRRNSVTGAVEAVARATGSVELNEALHKN, encoded by the coding sequence ATGACTGCCGCTTACGGAACCGGAATTGCGACCCTGACCCCCGACAACACCGTCCTCGACGTGTGGTACCCGGAGTTCGGTCTGGGGGACGCCCCCGCCACCCCGCTCGACCTGTCCCACCTCGAAGAGGAGGACGCCGACCGCGGCGTCCACCGCACCGTGGTGCACACCGTCATCGCGGATCTTGACGCCGCCCCCGTCGATGCCGCCGACGCCTACCTGCGCCTGCACCTGATCTCCGGTCGCGTCCTGCAGCCCCACGGCTGCAACCTCGACGGAGTCTTCGGGACGTTGAGCAATGTCGTCTGGACGAACTTCGGTCCCTGCGCCGTGGACGGCTTCGAGGCCACCCGGGCGAAGCTCTCCGCCCGCGGCCGGGTCACCGTGTACTCGGTCGACAAGTTCCCGCGCATGGTCGACTATGTCGTCCCCTCCGGCGTGCGCATCGGAGACGCCGACCGCGTCCGTCTCGGCGCCCACCTCGCCGAGGGCACGACGGTGATGCACGAGGGCTTCGTGAACTTCAACGCCGGCACCCTCGGCTCCTCGATGGTCGAGGGGCGGATCTCCGGCGGCGTTGTCGTCGGTGACGGTTCCGACGTCGGCGGAGGAGCCTCGATCATGGGCACCCTGTCCGGCGGCGGCAAGGAGGTCATCTCCATCGGTGAGCGCTGCCTGTTGGGTGCCAACTCGGGTGTCGGCGTCTCCCTCGGCGACGACTGCGTGGTCGAGGCCGGCCTCTACGTCACCTTCGGGACGAAGGTGAGTGTCAACGGGGAGACGGTCAAGGCCTCCCAGCTGTCCGGCGTCCCCAACCTGCTGTTCCGCCGGAATTCGGTGACCGGCGCGGTCGAAGCGGTGGCCCGGGCCACCGGATCAGTGGAGCTCAACGAGGCGCTCCACAAGAACTGA
- a CDS encoding O-methyltransferase, whose amino-acid sequence MNVNSGSALDAVRAYVNDTAASDDALTEARTAAAEFGLACPDPMTGEFLSFLGARASAGPQPSAVVMSPACGVIGLHLFAGFRSDTIDGHVTCIDPEVQHQQLARQAFTAQGLRSSSFRFVPTAPLDGITRLATDSYDIVVADVDAELLTATVDAALPSLRAGGVLVLLDSLLDGAPGDPARTDRQTLAARAAQDRLGELSEAGTVAVSRLPLGAGATIITRR is encoded by the coding sequence GTGAATGTCAACTCCGGTTCCGCCCTCGACGCCGTGCGCGCCTACGTCAACGACACCGCCGCCTCCGACGACGCCCTCACGGAGGCGCGCACCGCGGCCGCCGAGTTCGGGCTGGCCTGCCCCGACCCGATGACCGGCGAGTTCCTGTCCTTCCTCGGAGCCAGGGCATCCGCCGGCCCCCAGCCGTCCGCCGTGGTGATGTCCCCGGCCTGCGGCGTCATCGGCCTGCACCTCTTCGCCGGCTTCCGGTCCGACACGATCGACGGGCACGTCACCTGCATCGACCCGGAGGTTCAGCACCAGCAGTTGGCCCGTCAGGCGTTCACCGCGCAGGGCCTGCGCTCCTCCTCGTTCCGGTTCGTCCCCACCGCCCCCCTGGACGGGATCACCCGGCTTGCCACGGATTCCTATGACATCGTCGTCGCCGACGTGGACGCCGAACTGCTCACCGCCACCGTGGACGCGGCCCTTCCGTCGCTCCGCGCCGGCGGCGTCCTGGTACTGCTGGACTCGCTGCTCGACGGCGCTCCGGGGGATCCGGCGCGCACCGACCGCCAGACGCTTGCCGCCCGGGCGGCCCAGGACCGGCTCGGCGAGTTGTCCGAGGCTGGCACCGTCGCGGTCTCCCGCCTCCCCCTGGGGGCTGGAGCGACAATAATCACCCGTCGCTGA